In Pseudoalteromonas xiamenensis, the following are encoded in one genomic region:
- a CDS encoding SIS domain-containing protein: MSKHNVLAKLPTSCPIETLTQDYVANLSLVLTQLESSRVRALVNQLLEMKRAGGTLYLCGNGGSAANAVHLANDFTFGISPSGNALKVEALSANSSVLTCLGNDIGYENIFSHQLKVKGHKNDVLMVLSGSGNSENIIRAISEAKQIGMHTVGILGFSGGKAKPMLDSAFHFDINDMQISEDTQVIIGHILMKALFKELSRV, translated from the coding sequence ATGAGTAAACACAACGTACTAGCTAAACTCCCCACTAGTTGTCCAATCGAAACATTGACTCAAGACTATGTCGCTAACCTTAGTTTAGTGCTGACGCAACTAGAAAGCAGTCGAGTACGTGCGTTAGTCAACCAACTTCTTGAAATGAAACGCGCTGGCGGCACTCTGTATCTGTGTGGTAATGGAGGCTCTGCAGCCAACGCCGTTCATTTAGCAAATGACTTTACATTTGGGATTAGCCCATCAGGCAATGCGCTGAAGGTCGAAGCACTAAGTGCCAACAGTTCAGTCTTAACTTGTCTTGGCAATGACATTGGCTATGAGAATATATTTAGTCATCAGTTGAAAGTGAAAGGCCATAAAAACGATGTGTTAATGGTGCTTTCTGGCAGCGGTAATTCTGAAAATATTATTCGCGCAATTTCCGAAGCAAAGCAAATTGGGATGCACACAGTTGGCATTCTGGGCTTTTCAGGTGGCAAAGCTAAACCGATGCTCGACTCAGCATTCCATTTTGACATAAACGATATGCAAATTTCTGAAGACACACAAGTCATTATTGGACACATCTTAATGAAAGCGTTATTTAAGGAGTTATCGCGTGTCTGA
- a CDS encoding NAD-dependent epimerase/dehydratase family protein, protein MVAERVLLSYSNDMAVQIVRPATVCGLSPRMRLDVSVNMLTMQALCNGKITVFGGAQVRPNIHMDDITDLYIFMLENPEKTSGVFNAGFENISILDIAKLVQAKVPCEIIITPSNDPRCYRINSDKLLSTGFKPTKNVASAIDEIVAAYQSGNLKNEDRYYNLKWMQQEVLK, encoded by the coding sequence ATGGTTGCTGAGCGTGTACTGCTCAGCTACAGCAATGATATGGCAGTACAAATTGTGAGACCAGCGACTGTTTGCGGGCTTTCGCCACGGATGCGTTTAGACGTTTCTGTCAATATGTTGACGATGCAAGCTTTGTGTAATGGTAAGATTACGGTTTTTGGGGGTGCACAAGTTCGGCCTAATATTCATATGGATGACATCACCGACCTGTATATCTTCATGTTAGAAAATCCAGAAAAAACATCTGGCGTTTTTAATGCTGGTTTTGAAAACATTTCCATTTTAGATATCGCCAAATTGGTCCAAGCAAAAGTACCTTGCGAAATTATTATTACACCATCGAACGATCCTCGTTGTTATCGTATTAACTCTGACAAACTGCTTTCAACAGGTTTCAAACCGACTAAAAATGTCGCATCAGCGATAGATGAAATAGTAGCGGCTTATCAATCTGGAAATCTTAAAAATGAAGATCGTTATTACAATCTCAAATGGATGCAGCAGGAAGTATTAAAATGA
- a CDS encoding NAD-dependent epimerase/dehydratase family protein → MNKKTILVTGATGYKGSILVPKLLAKGYKVIAFDTQWFGNFLTPHENLTIVQGDVRVVSDVPLEGVDSIIHLASIANDPCGDLDPKLTWEVSALATMQLADKAKRAGIKQFIYASSGSVYGIKDEEHVTEDLTLESHHRVQQDQNGC, encoded by the coding sequence ATGAATAAAAAGACAATTTTAGTGACGGGTGCGACTGGCTACAAAGGCTCCATCTTAGTCCCTAAACTACTCGCCAAAGGCTATAAAGTCATTGCGTTTGACACACAATGGTTCGGTAATTTTCTGACTCCGCACGAAAATTTAACAATTGTGCAAGGCGATGTACGTGTGGTCTCAGATGTCCCGCTTGAGGGCGTTGATAGTATTATTCATTTAGCTTCAATCGCTAATGATCCGTGCGGTGATTTAGATCCAAAACTTACCTGGGAAGTTAGTGCACTTGCTACAATGCAGTTAGCGGACAAAGCAAAGCGAGCTGGCATAAAGCAGTTTATCTATGCATCTTCTGGCAGTGTTTATGGTATTAAAGACGAAGAGCACGTTACCGAAGATCTTACGTTAGAGTCCCATCACAGAGTACAACAAGACCAAAATGGTTGCTGA